One Saimiri boliviensis isolate mSaiBol1 chromosome 17, mSaiBol1.pri, whole genome shotgun sequence genomic window carries:
- the GIP gene encoding gastric inhibitory polypeptide, producing the protein MVAMKTFTPMLLSLFLAVGLGEKKEGHSRLLPSLPLGSHAKVSSPQPRSPRYAEGTFISDYSIAMDKIHQQDFVNWLLAQKGKKNDWKHNITQREAEALELASQANKKEEEAVEPQRSTPKNPSNEDLLRDLLIQELLACLVDQTNLCRLRSR; encoded by the exons ATGGTGGCCATGAAGACCTTCACTCCAATGCTGCTGTCCCTGTTCCTGGCAGTGGGActaggagagaagaaagagggtcATTCCcg tcttctcccctccctgcctcttgGATCTCATGCTAAGGTGAGCAGCCCTCAACCTCGAAGCCCCAGGTACGCCGAGGGGACTTTCATCAGTGACTACAGTATTGCCATGGACAAGATTCACCAACAAGACTTTGTGAACTGGCTGCTGGCCCAAAAGGGGAAGAAGAATGA CTGGAAGCACAACATCacccagagggaggcagaggcactgGAGCTGGCCAGTCAAGCTaataagaaggaggaggaggcagtggaGCCACAGAG GTCCACACCCAAGAACCCCAGCAATGAAGATTTGCTTCGGGACTTGCTGATTCAAGAGCTGTTGGCCTGCTTGGTGGATCAGACAAACCTCTGCAGGCTCAG GTCTCGGTGA